From the genome of Pseudomonas hamedanensis:
GCCAGTGCCTGGGCCGTTTGCGCTGGGGTAATCCGTGCGGTGAGCTTCATGGGTTGTCACTCCTTGTTGTCCCTGCTGCCAGCCAACGCGGTAATTCTCTCCGTTTTATTTCACATGCCTTACATGTTGGCCGTGCACGATGGCGTGTGATGCAAAGGAGCATGCGAGCGATGAACAGGCAATTGGGTTTTACGTTGATCGAGTTGATGGTGGTGCTGGTGATCATTGGGATTGCCAGTGCGGCGATCAGTTTGAGTATCAAGCCTGATCCGTTGCAGTTGCTGCGCAAGGATGCCGAGCGGGTGGCGCAGTTGCTGCAAGTTGCGCAAGCGGAGGCCCACGCGGATGGCCGGCCGATTGTGTGGGTGAGTGATGCCAAGGGGTTTCGGTTTAGTCGGCGTAGTGACAGTGGCAAGGGGTTTGATCATTTTGCTGGGGATGCGCAGTTGCGGCCGCGTGCCTGGCAGAGTCCGAAGGTGGAGGTGCGAGTGGAGCCGAAGCAGAAAGTGGTGCTGAACGCTGAGTGGATTAATCCGCCGCTGCAATTGACGTTGTCGGATGGGTTGAATCGGTTGAGTGTGCTGCGTGATGGCAGCGGTCGGATCAGTCTGCAATGAGGGGCCAGGACGGTTTTACCCTGATCGAGGTGATGGTCGCGATTCTGCTGATGGCGGTGGTGAGTTTGATTGCCTGGCGCGGGCTGGACAGTGTGACGCGGGCGGACAGTCATTTGCAGGCGAGCAGTGAGCAGAGTGACAGTTTGTTGCGGGTATTGAATCAGTTGCAGCGGGATGTGGATATGCGTGCGGGGGTGGAGTTGAGTGAGCCGAAGAAGGTTGGGGTGGATGATGAGCCGGTGACGGCGCCGGCTGCGATTACTGTGCGCAGTAGTGATAGCAAGGGGTTTCGGCTGGATATTATTCGCAGTGCGGCGGATCAGCCGGGGGCGTTGCAGCGGGTTCGCTGGTGGGTCAAGGGTGACACGTTGTATCGGGCGGTGGCTGAGGCGCGGGGTCGGTATACGTTGCCGGCGCCTGGGAATGGGGTTGCTGTGTTGAATGAGGTAAGTGATGTGCAGGTTCGGGTTTGGGAGGTGGATAAGGGGTGGCGGCAGTTAAGTGGGAATCGGCGGGAGGATCCGTTGGGGTTGGAGATTCGGTTGAGTCGGCAGACGGCGCAGGGGGTTGAGCGGTATCGGCAGGTGATGGGGCCGTTGCAATAGCTGGGGTCAGCGCAGCTTTTTGTAGGAGTGAGCCTGCTCGCGATTGCGGTGGGTCAGTTTAGGAAGTTGGCAGAGATAGACCCCATTCGCGAGCAAGCCCGCTCCCACAGGTTGGATTGGGTTTGGTCAGTCGGAGGGTGATTGGCTGGTAGGCCGCCATCGCTGGCAAGCCAGCTCCCACAAAGACTGAGTTCAGCCAGTAGATATTGGTCTGCTGACAGACCGTAATCGCGAGCAGGCTCACTCCTACAATTGGATTGAGGGCAGTCAGTTGGGGAACGGTTGGCTGGCAGGCTGCTATTGTTGGCCGGCCAGCTCCTACAATTTCGATTCGCGAGCACAGCATGCGGCGAAGCCGCCCCACTCAATGGCCGAGTGTCAGCTCGCCGAAAGCTCTTGATCTTGGTTCACGGGCGACGTCGGGAGGCTTCGTTCCGGGATTGATCCGGGCGTGGGAGCGCAGCGACTGTTTGGCGCAGCCAAATACAGCGGAAGGAGGTGCAGCGAAGCAAACCGGAGCCGCTGCGCCCGGATCGATCCCGGAGCGAAGGAACCCCGAGCTTTAGCGAGTGGGCCGGACGTAGGAGCAAGCGTTTTTTTGCTTACTTTTTTTAGGCGTTTGTAAAAAAAGTGAGTCGCCGTAAGGGCGAAACCCTAAGCAGCCGTTACCGCAGCAATGGATATGTACTCGGTCCATCCCCCAAAATAGTGCTAGCTGAGAACGACCACGCCGCCGGGCAGTTCGGTGCATTTGACGCCGTAGGCATCGCGGATTAGCAATGCAACGCCGGCCAGTTGATCGAGGCTGAAGCGGGCCTGGACGCGACGTTGGCCGAGGTCGCGGTTGAGCAGCAGCAACATGCCGGGGCGGTAGCGGTTGATTTCGTCGATCATCTGGCTGAGGGTCGCGCCGTTGAACACCAGCACTCGTTGGCGCCAGTTCATCACGGCGGCGGTGTCGACGGTTTGCACGCTGCCCACCTGCCGGGCGTCGTAGGTGACTTGCTGGCCCGGTTCCAGGCGCAGGCTGCGGCCTTCAACGTCGACTTCAACCGCGCCGTCGAGGCAGGTCACGCAGACTTGTTGATCGGTGTTGCGCAGGTTGAAACGTGCCTGACTGGCGCGCAACCACCCTCCTCCCGCCTGCATCGCCAAGGGCGACCGTGCGGTCTGCACTTCGACTTCGCCACTGATCAATTCAAAGCCCTGCACGCCGTTATCGACCGCGCGCTGATTGATGCGGGTCTGGGTGTTCAGCGCCAGTTGCACGCCCGGCGCCGGTTCGAAGCGGCGTTGTTGACCGACTTCGGTGATGTAGTCGGCGCCCAGCCCTTCGAAGCCACCGGGGATGGTGGCGCGCACCAGCAGGAATGCCGCCGAGGCGGCAACTGCCCCGCCCAGAAAGGCACGGCGACCAAACCCGCGCGGGGCCTGCAAGCGTTGCGCCGCCGGTTGCAGATGGTGCCACAAAACCTTCGCCTGCTCGAACGCCCGGGCATGTTCGCCGCTCTGCTCGCACCACTGGCGCAAAGCGCGGGCATCGGCCACGGTGGCGCGTCCTGAGGTCAGGAGGATCAGCCAGTCGCGGGCTTCGCTTTGTAGATGCTCGCTGACCGATGGCTCGGCAGGTTTCAGTTGGAAGATGTTCAAACGCGCTAATTCTCAACGGATTAATCGGGTCACTATTCGCTAGACGGTTTTCCGGCCCCGCGACCGAACCGCTGAAACACTTTTCTTTCCAGTCTGGCGGCGCAGAAGCCCAGCGCGGCTTTGATTTCCTTCTCGACCATGCGCGTTGAGATGCCGAATCGCTGGGAGATTTCCAGGTGCGGCGCCTCCTCGAGCCGCGCGGCAATAAAGATCCGCCGACGCCGTGCAGGCAGTTCGTACAAGGCGCTGAGCAAGGCTTGCATCTCTTTTTGCCCGCCGACCACCCGCGCGGGGTCGAGGGCTTCGTCGCCCAGTTGCAGCAGTTCCTCGACTTCAGTGCCGGTGAGCAGGCGCGCGTCGGCCTGACGGCGGTCGGCGGCGATGTTCAGGGCCATGCGATACAGGTAGGCGTTGGGCTTGAGCAGGTTCGGCGGGGTCTCCATGCGATCGACCCGTAGCCAGGTTTCGTGCAGCACGTCGTTGGCCAGGTCCTCGGAACCGAGACGGCGGCGCAGGCGCACGCGAAAATCCTCGTAGGAGCTGAGGAACAGCTGGCCCATCGAACTTTGTCCGGCATCTTTCATCCCCCGGAAACTCCTTCCCATCTGGTGCATTCCATGCGTTTCCCTGCCGATTCCGGTAACAACAGCAACGTGACCGGCTGGCGCAAGGCGCTGGGCGTCGGCCGGTCGATTGTGAGCGTGCGAAAACTTTCCACCAGCGCGTTGTCGCGCCGTACATCACCGGTCGAAGTGACCAGCCGATTGTGCTGCACCACACCGTCGCGCCCGACCCACACCTGCAACACCGCGCGATAGCTGCCCGGGCGGGTCAGCGGCGAGCGACACAGGTTGCGCTCGATCGCCGCTTGCACCGCCGTGGCGTAGCTACGGTTTAACGCAGCACTGGCCGGCGATGGCTTGTCGGCGGACACCGGCACGTCTTCGACCTCGGCCACTTGCAAGGTGAACGCGTCGGCGCGGGCATAGCGCGCCATCAGCCCACTGCCGCCGAGCAAACGGCGCAAGGCCTCGGCGGCGGTGTACTCGCCATCCACCGACAACGAACGCCGCCCGCGACTCAACTGGCTGTCGACCAGCACCGCAACGCCGGTGGCGCGGCTGTATTGGTCCAGTGCCGGCGCCAGGTCCTGCGCCGGGATGTGCAAGGTCATGCGCAGGTCTGCCGGCGACGGCTCAGCGCCCGCTTCGCCGGCGAGCAAGCCAAGCAGCAGCCCCAGACAAACGTGCGTCGCTGAACGCTGAAGATTGTCCCTCGAACTGCCTCGCTGCACGGCTGACGTACCCCTGAAAAGCGTCATCCTGAGGGCTGTTTATGAATCTGGTGTGACGGCTGGTGCAAAAAAACCATCACGGGATTTGCCAAGGGATTGCACTAGACTCAAGCCATAGCGCGGCCCTTTCGGGCCGGCCAGGAGGCGAGCATGAAAACACTGTGGAAAATCACCCTGGGCGGGCTGTTGCTGGCGGCGCTGTCGAGTGCCTGGGCCGAGCAGCCATTGGGTTGTGTCGAGGTGACAGTCGGCGGCTACAAGGCGCCGAATTACGATTGCCTGAGCCAGCAGATGGGCAACAACCCCGACGGCGCGGCGGCGGCGCAGAAGAACCAGGAAGCGCTGAGTATGCCGGTGTACAAGCGCCCGCCCAATCAGGTCGGCCTGGCGACTCCGGCGGCGACGAGTACGCGGATGGGCAACACGTTTGGCACATCGGTCAAACCGCAACGCCCACCGAACTGAAGGACACACCTTGTGGCGAGGGAGCTTGCTCCCGCTCGGCTGCGCAGCAGTCGCAAAACCTCAGCATGCGGTATGTCAATTCAAACCGGCACGGCAGATGTAGGGGCGCTGCGCACCCCAGCGGGAGCAAGCTCCCTCGCCACAGGCTTTCGCACTGATCAGTCACTCGGGGTCTGGCGAAAACTCACCGCCAGGCGGTTCCAGCTGTTGATGGCGCTGACCGCAACGGTCAGGTCGACCAACTCGCCTTCGTTGAATTGCTCGCGCGCCTGCTGATAGACGTCATCGGGCACGCGGCTCTGCGATAACAGTGTCACCGCCTCGGCCCAGGCCAGCGCGGCACGCTCGCGAGGGTTGAAAAAGTTGCTGTCGTGCCACACCGCTAGCGCATACAAACGCCGTTCACTCTCCCCGGCCCGGCGTGCATCCACCGAGTGCATGTCAGCGCAGAACGCACAGCCGTTGAGCTGTGACGCACGGATGCGGATCAGTTGCAGCAGCGGTTGTTCGATACTCAGGCTGGCGGTCAGCGCCTCCATGGCAAGCATCGCTTTCATTGCCTTGGGCGAAGCGCTGTAATAATCCAGACGCGGGGACATGGGCGGGTCTCGGGGGCAAGAATGATGAGTCCACGGTAAGCGCCGTCGTGACCGTGTTACAGCCCCAATTTCGCGAATTATGGACACACCGCCGAAAACGGATTCACCGAATTTCCATGTAGGAGTGAGCCTGCTCGCGATAGCGGTGTGTCATTCAACATTGATGTGGCTGATCCACCGCTATCGCGAGCAGGCTCACTCCTACAGGGGTTTTGCGCCAATTTGCGGTTTTTACTCCACGCAACTTCTGCTCAATGCACAACAGCGCTAATCTGCCCGACACTTCAATCGACCCAGGAGCCGCGCCGGTATGGAACTTCACGTCGTGATCAACGGCCGCAAGGACCTCGCCGGTCAGTTGTACCAACAGCTGCGCGGCGCCATCGAATCCGGGCGTCTGGCGGCGGGGACGCAACTGCCGCCCAGCCGTTTGCTCGCCGAGCAGCTAGGCATTTCACGCAAGACCATTTCCGACACCTACGCGCAACTGACTTACGAGAACTTCCTCACCGGCGTGGTCGGCAAAGGCACTTACGTCAACGCCCGCCCGGCGCAGGTTCAGCGCAAACAAAGCCACAGCGAGCTGGCCAGCGCCGAACTGGTCGAACGCTGGCGCAACCTGCCGGTATTTCTCCGTCATCCAACCCTTGAAGGTTCGCTGCGCTACGACTTCATTGGCGGCGCCACCAGCAAGGGCCAATTCCCCCACGATGACTGGCGGCGCTGTGTTGCCCATGCGATGCGCCAGATGGCGACGTCCAAAGGCTTCTACAGCGTGCCCGAAGGTTTGCCGGCACTGCGCAACGCGATTGCCCGGCACATCGCCTATTCCCGTGGGGTGAACTGCCAGGACGAAGACATCGTGGTGTGCAACGGCGCGCAACAGGCGCTGGACTCGCTCGCCCGCGTACTGATCAGCCCCGGCAGCCGGGTGGCGATCGAAGACCCCGGCTACCCGCCGGCACGTTTGTTGTTCGCCAGCCACGGTGCCGAAGTGGTCGGCATCCCGGTGGACGCCGAAGGCATTCAGGTCGAGATGATTCCCGATGACACGCGGCTGATCTACGTCACGCCGTCGCATCAGTTCCCACTGGGCATGCCGATGAGTCCGGCGCGGCGCGAGGCCTTACTGGCCCGCGCCTTTGAGCTGGGCGCGATCGTCATTGAGGACGATTACGACAGCGAATTTC
Proteins encoded in this window:
- a CDS encoding GspH/FimT family pseudopilin, with amino-acid sequence MNRQLGFTLIELMVVLVIIGIASAAISLSIKPDPLQLLRKDAERVAQLLQVAQAEAHADGRPIVWVSDAKGFRFSRRSDSGKGFDHFAGDAQLRPRAWQSPKVEVRVEPKQKVVLNAEWINPPLQLTLSDGLNRLSVLRDGSGRISLQ
- a CDS encoding prepilin-type N-terminal cleavage/methylation domain-containing protein; translated protein: MRGQDGFTLIEVMVAILLMAVVSLIAWRGLDSVTRADSHLQASSEQSDSLLRVLNQLQRDVDMRAGVELSEPKKVGVDDEPVTAPAAITVRSSDSKGFRLDIIRSAADQPGALQRVRWWVKGDTLYRAVAEARGRYTLPAPGNGVAVLNEVSDVQVRVWEVDKGWRQLSGNRREDPLGLEIRLSRQTAQGVERYRQVMGPLQ
- a CDS encoding FecR family protein — encoded protein: MNIFQLKPAEPSVSEHLQSEARDWLILLTSGRATVADARALRQWCEQSGEHARAFEQAKVLWHHLQPAAQRLQAPRGFGRRAFLGGAVAASAAFLLVRATIPGGFEGLGADYITEVGQQRRFEPAPGVQLALNTQTRINQRAVDNGVQGFELISGEVEVQTARSPLAMQAGGGWLRASQARFNLRNTDQQVCVTCLDGAVEVDVEGRSLRLEPGQQVTYDARQVGSVQTVDTAAVMNWRQRVLVFNGATLSQMIDEINRYRPGMLLLLNRDLGQRRVQARFSLDQLAGVALLIRDAYGVKCTELPGGVVVLS
- a CDS encoding RNA polymerase sigma factor; translated protein: MKDAGQSSMGQLFLSSYEDFRVRLRRRLGSEDLANDVLHETWLRVDRMETPPNLLKPNAYLYRMALNIAADRRQADARLLTGTEVEELLQLGDEALDPARVVGGQKEMQALLSALYELPARRRRIFIAARLEEAPHLEISQRFGISTRMVEKEIKAALGFCAARLERKVFQRFGRGAGKPSSE
- a CDS encoding secretin and TonB N-terminal domain-containing protein, whose translation is MTLFRGTSAVQRGSSRDNLQRSATHVCLGLLLGLLAGEAGAEPSPADLRMTLHIPAQDLAPALDQYSRATGVAVLVDSQLSRGRRSLSVDGEYTAAEALRRLLGGSGLMARYARADAFTLQVAEVEDVPVSADKPSPASAALNRSYATAVQAAIERNLCRSPLTRPGSYRAVLQVWVGRDGVVQHNRLVTSTGDVRRDNALVESFRTLTIDRPTPSALRQPVTLLLLPESAGKRMECTRWEGVSGG
- a CDS encoding carboxymuconolactone decarboxylase family protein → MSPRLDYYSASPKAMKAMLAMEALTASLSIEQPLLQLIRIRASQLNGCAFCADMHSVDARRAGESERRLYALAVWHDSNFFNPRERAALAWAEAVTLLSQSRVPDDVYQQAREQFNEGELVDLTVAVSAINSWNRLAVSFRQTPSD
- the pdxR gene encoding MocR-like pyridoxine biosynthesis transcription factor PdxR, whose protein sequence is MELHVVINGRKDLAGQLYQQLRGAIESGRLAAGTQLPPSRLLAEQLGISRKTISDTYAQLTYENFLTGVVGKGTYVNARPAQVQRKQSHSELASAELVERWRNLPVFLRHPTLEGSLRYDFIGGATSKGQFPHDDWRRCVAHAMRQMATSKGFYSVPEGLPALRNAIARHIAYSRGVNCQDEDIVVCNGAQQALDSLARVLISPGSRVAIEDPGYPPARLLFASHGAEVVGIPVDAEGIQVEMIPDDTRLIYVTPSHQFPLGMPMSPARREALLARAFELGAIVIEDDYDSEFRYEGRPTDSLYSLDPRGIVAYVGTFSKTLLPELRLGYAILPPAILEAVVRAKQLTDLHASTLPQWALAKFIAEGCLLKHIRRCHTIYAQRRERILARMASDLSPWLEAVPPSAGFHMAALCKKPIDLALVIELAKKVEVGLYAIDSFYYQQPVQSALYFGFGAIETLDIDIALDRLRDILEQLS